The Bactrocera dorsalis isolate Fly_Bdor chromosome 3, ASM2337382v1, whole genome shotgun sequence genomic interval ctctacgagattgtttttgtagacttttgtccgccattatatattttgtttcatgtttctttttttatttatctaatgTAAAATGGAAATAAGAAGTTAAAAATATAGAGCTAATCTTATAAAATCATTAACAGCTTCATGAATAGGAAGCTCAAATATATCCAAAATCGATATTAtagctaaaacaacaaaaccagtGATATAAGTCATTTTAGACGCGGGATTTGTATCAGCACCTTCGAATGTTGTTCAGTAGAATTACAGTACTTGTAAGCGCATCTTTTAGGGATGTTCATTTTTTTCAACGAGATATACGGggtgtgttaaaaaataatgggaattttctttcttttttttttgaatgaatgaaaaaaaaatattcattcgcCTCAGTGATGTaataactaacacaactttcttagcaacaccaaaaaaAACTATAAGCCGCTTGATCTCAAAAAAGTCAATAATAGAAAagcttgtaaataaaaaaaggcgTGTAAGACGataatggcagataaatcgctcCCCTTCCACACAGCTTGAAATCGAGGAAAAATTCAACACCTagatgtatataaagaagctctGTCCAAATTCTAACAAttaaaattccctttggaaagcagtcgactccaacatgcctataagTGACTTGGgcggaaattgggctcgaagtgacgaggaaaaggctaattgctttgcaaatcacctagaaaaggtacttcaacccaatttgcctaagaacaactttaagctgtcaatcttacccaacactgCCAACTAGCCGCTCGATGCTTTTAAGACTTCATcttctgaaattattagaaTCATTAAAGAATATAATTCAAAAAAGTCGTCAgaacataataatattacacCAAAAATACAGATTGAGTTACCAAATGTTGCTGTAGAGATGGTCTCTTTGCTATTTAATGCAATTCttggtttcggatactatccagttatatggaaaaagtcgcaaATTATCCTGATAGATAAatctgggaaagacttaacacagccgtcttcatacagaccaatcggTCACaatctaccctgtctttctaaaatatttgaaaaaatataactatcAAAGACGTCTCCTTTCCtctacgaaaataatataataccagcCTACCAATTCGGGTTTCGTGTAAAACGAGGCACAATAGACGAAGTATATAGAATattaacgaaataagaaaagcatttgtaGGATATATTTCTAGACGTAGGTCAGGCGTTCTATAAGGTGTGGCAAGAAGGCCTTTTATATGATTAAAtgtctacctttagaattgtataaaacattggtgTCTTATTTAAGgaggtattctactctagaaatcaaattttggacagttttttgattttaccaaaaatatttttactatccatttttttatggtgtttttattgatatcttaagaatacagaaaaaatattaaaaattaaaataattagaggggggagagacaggtgtaaaaaaaatggcgcatcctggtgacattgatcctgactctcctggtggtctgaaaaaaaatcaaaagaaattcttaatcagtaagggatgctgttatagtccctacctcagggaacatgaaaaaaaaaattgttttgaaaaatggcgactgcctgaaaataaatatcattttttacgcttttttttgaaattcttgaattttttttaaatattaaaagcaaaagattaaggattatataaagataaaggataacataaagaaggttcacacaaaatttcaagtaaatcggttgtatagaacttgagataatgccggtaccgtgtggaaaaaagtagtttcgagaaaaacgcgtttaaaaaagtgagtgtACCAACCTACCGGgctactgcgtcactaaagtaactgtaactcttaaaataattttaatttttaaaaatcctttcgaggatatgttcttaagggtctaaactttaaatatatgaaaaataaaattgaatttttcaaaattctagagtagaatacccccataaatattaaacaatttatggTTGAAGTAAGAGTTGGGCAGTGATTTAGGCCCAactctatatattatatatacagtaGTTAAAAGAGTTTCCATTCGATATTGTGCACCTAGGGAAGCCCTTCTTCTAATCGTCGAAACATTTCTCAAACTCGATTTCTCTTTGGCATCGTTAGAGTACTGTTTTAAGCCAAGAATTCACGATCAAGCAACGAAGTGtctgattaatttttattttcataaagacACAATAGCGGCTGCAACAGACAAAGGCATTATTTCTTACTTTGAAAGTTTTATCATACTTTTTTACAGCAGAAagttaataataagaaaaaatgttgacaATTGTACTCTGCAAATCCACGACGGGAACGAACGGGAAAAATCCCCGTTTTTTCTGAACACACCTCGCATTTTTTCCTATGCATTGTGAAACCAGGGTGTCGTAACTCACTTATTGGAATGATCATTAAACGTTTGGATGTCTTCAACatgaattttcgaaatcaaaagtaaatgcaaaaaatcatTTCGCCCAAACTCTCAATTAATATGTTGAACAACTACTACCTACCTACTCCACAAGGAATTTAGTCGATATATAgttaatgcatacatataatattataataaaaaactaatttgttTTTACTAAGGGCACCCctaatatactatttttaaatataactaaattaattttgtagaaaaaatttcGTCTTCATAaatctatacattttttattaagaacACTCCTAATACTATTAATATAGGTACTTTTCAAAAGCTCAAGTCAAATATTTGGATTGCTGGTAACTACAAAGCGTGCTCTCAGCTATTATTCAGCGTGAATTCCCACtgaatcataataaaaaatataaacaataaacacaCTTACTACAAAAAATTCCTTTAGCGATAAGAGCGCATTCCCATTCACGAGACGTACGAGTACTCGTATATGCTGAAACTTAATGTACTAAAGCTGGTTTGATAAGTCAGTGCCTCGGCgattaaactaaaaaatcacGCTTTTTCCgctcaaaattatattttgaatttccaGGAATACGAAAAATAATCAACAAATTTTGCCACTTCATCATCTCACGTAtgcattatacatatttttcgatttttatgaCCAGCAAGTTGGCCCTAGCGAACAGTGCCTCATcgctttattttgttgattGGATGCAGATGTGATTTGATCACACGTTCACATTTCTTTACTACTCATCTATCATTTGTAGACTTTATAGTGTAGGTACAATCTTTTTTGGTTGACTTGATCTTCTCCTGCAACGACATGCATCTACTGATGCATATATTAACCGATGAATGAGTTATTCTAGTATTTACTAAGATCGGCTTTAAGGATGATTCTTTGAAAAGCAAGACTTTTGCTAATCCGTCTACACTTTAAAGAAAGACTTATTGAAACACCCTCGTAAATTTAGCAAAAGATTGAAGAAAGCAATTTTATAATGACGAATCTCAACTATTATATACCTCACACAACATATTGAGTTACACATATTTGCAACTTACATGAGATGATTACTATCTGCACGTCTGATAAGTTATACGACTTTCATAGAGATTTTTAAACACGCAAATTCTGCTGAGAAAAATATTGCGCAATATTATTTCAAGCACTTTTCTTTTTAAGTTCTCACAGTCGCTAACTATTTTGGGCAATTTTCCTAGTTTATATCGGACGTAGCATGAAATTGTTCAAAAGTTGGACTTTGTTTTTTAGACCATAAGTATAAAAAAAGATAAGAAGTTTCCAAAAATCTCCTTTTCACTTCAAATGCGGTTTGAGCCCTCCATCAACAAAGCACACAATTAGGCGCACAGCACCATAATACTAACATTAACTTTGACTAGTTGTATTTGGTATAAAAACGGCATGCTGAGTACGCGTCTCTTTAATCATACACTCTCAAGCTCACTCTAAACCAAACActatatataaacaagcaagCAAGACTTGAATTGAATTTGTGATTTGCTTAGGCGCTATTCAGTCATTTCACTTTGAGCTGTGTCAGCGACTAGAGCACGGCAGTTGTGTTGGCTTAAAACTCACAATGACGAACCAAATGATTAATCGCTTTTAGTAAGTAGTAATTAGAATTatattagcaacaacaaagtgcTATAAAGTCATTGAAGTTAGTTCGTTATAAAACTATTATGTATAATCATTATCTTTCTTTTAATTCGCAAAGTTTGACGTTGGTGATAATGCTGCAAATATTAATGTACACCAATGCTGTAGATAGTGAGcagattattttcgaaaatgaacTAAAAGATGTAACTTGCCGATCACCAAATGGCTCGCCTGGACTATGTCTACTTTATACAGAATGTGCAAATCTAACAAATTGgagaatacaaaataatatacaaaatccgagggaagtgaagaaaatgttttgcaaaaatgaTGTAAGTACAATGAGCATAAAAAATgtcaatacatatatacaatatatagggtgatccatttcgaggttctctacttttttcttaagaaaaaacacagaaactttaaatttaagtggaaagtttattatcatccgaaagaacattatttggtatatattttttgaagattatctctttcaaatgttgtccGCTGCTACGTCTTACAGTTTCTTTGacccgttcgagcatttcgactggaaGCGAATGTCAATCGTGATCAGGATCGAAGCCGGATTAtccgcataaactttagactttatatatccccacaggaaagtctaacggtgtgttatcttacgatcttggtggccattCGACCGACCCAAGATGTGTCATTacctgctcaccgaagtgttctcttaataaatccattgattgatgagatgtgtgggaagtggcgccgtcttgttgaaaccaaatgtcaccgagatcacgaccttcaatttcagacatcaaatagtcggtcgccactgacggttacgttctcatcggcattatttttaaagaaatatggaacgaagattccaccagcccacaaaccacaccaaaccgttatttttctaaatgaaatGCCAGCTCTCGAACCTCTTCAgcttgctcttcgtcccaatgCGGCAAATTCGCTTGCTTACTTGCCCGtagagccagaaatgggcttcatcgctaaaaaatattttactcgaaaacatcggatcttcttcTAACTTTCCAAGAGATCATAGAATgaagtgatgtcgcttgggaaggtcaagcGGCGTTTTTATCGAACATTAACATTGACGTCGAAAGTTCGGCAAGACCTTTTTATCACAAAACTGTTTTCATAGTAATGAACTCGATCACTTTCATTCGGTTGGAGAGCAGATCAAGGAAGAAATCTACTCTTACACAGTTCCAAATATCTCAACTAGATATTAGGTAGATGGAAGAATTAATAATGGTTTTAAGATGAGCGCAACTAAGGCTGACAGACTGAAAAAGATGTCTCGAGTTTCGTTTAGCTGCCTTAAACccatatttacaatttggagaagtgaatttatcaatattaaaacaaataacgtTTTTCCCGATCTAAAACAGACCATTCTGCTTTCTAAGGCTTTTAGCATCCTTAAAGATGATTAACAATGTTTTTTGAAGGATTCCTAGATTTTGTTCCACAAATTGACAtcctgatatacatatgtacataagtaatagCGTTATCGATTATTATCTCACTACATTTCAATAAACAATCGTGTtaataaaacaaacataatacataaaattcctactaaaaacttaaaaaatatgctttattttattatagcaAGTCCACCTTTGCTGTAATCGAACCAATTATTACTTCGCCGCCACCAATTACATATCACAATTAAATCCTAAAGGCTTGGCAATACTCgaggaagtaaaatgtaatCGACTATCTGGCGATCGTGTTTCCAATGGAAAAGCAGTACGACTAGGTCAATATCCATTTATGGCACTATTGAAATACAACGTTAGGGGTCGCCAATTTTTATGTGGCGGTACATTGATAACCTCCAGATTCGTATTGACGGCTGCCCATTGTAAAACAGATCAATTGTAAGTCGCAAAAACACTTGCAGTTTCATATTTATGTTGTTAAATATGAAATCCTTATAAAATCGTTTAGAATTAGTGTGCGCTTGGGAGAACATGATCTCTCTACAGATGTGGACTGTATTAGCTCTTCGATACGCCTATGTTTGCCGCCACCGGAAGATTATCAAATCGAGGAAATCTTCGAACATCCTCAATATATGAATCCCCGCTTTACGCATGATGTGGCCTTACTGAAACTGAAGCGTGAGGTGAAAACTGAAGGTagattcgatttttatttttatttctatttttaaaataacgttgtaatttatttgataatttcAGTACATATTAGACCCATTTGTTTGCCAATTTCGCAAGTAGTCTACGACAATAGCGATGCAATACAATACTTCGACATTGCCGGCTGGGGACGTACCgaaaatagtaaatatatattttttcgaattcaaatacctattaatatttattttatatattgtttttttttttttcaaaggtcACAACACAAATGTTTTGCAGCATGCACAAATTCCCCATCAACCACGTGAGGTTTGTCAGAGAATATTCGCTAAAGCCGGCGTAAATATTACCCAAGATCATATTTGTGCTGGCGGTGAGAATAAAATCGATACCTGTAAGGGCGATTCTGGTGGCCCTCTGTTCACAACTGTGCCGTTTAAGACATTCAATTCCGTGACAATAAAGCGTCAAGTGCAATTTGGTGTTGTTTCGTTCGGTTTGACCGGTTGCGGCGGTGAAAATGTGAATGCGGCTGcctatgcaaatttatttcaatacatGCCATGGATCACAGAAATCATAGGGAACAATACGTGAAGATCTGTAATGCTgtatttaacatacatatattttaaaaatataatataaaattcctcTACCTCATAACTACCTATGCAAACAtcacaatttataaaaaagtttaagaatCGCTAGATAGATAAAGTTAACAATctgaacaaaaccaaaaaataatttagaatgcATTCGatgagacgcatttgtagattCACAAACCAATTTTACTTCACATAAAAAGCTTACGAGGCTAAGCGAAGCAAAATGTTGGGCATTTGACAAaagtcataatttttataactttttcatttatttctattatttatttaaaatttaattcaaaacacatttttaaaatatgtgtatatgtttagTTTACCGAATCGGTTAAGATGAAAAAAACAGAACACATTCCTATGAAAAAACAGAAACGCGTAGAGAGCAAAGCGGTCATTCTGACACACCCTATGTTTGCTTCGCTTCGATTTTAAGCTATGAACTGTCAAGCAAAGCGAAACAAGTTGTATGTAAATCAAACATTTGGATCTGATCAGAACTCGAGTGCAaagtctatatgtatataagcagaTGTGAGATAAATgaagtacataatttttatttaagctcTAAGAGAAATGTATTAGAAGCgtataaaatagaaatacaaCGTTAATATAATTTgaggtaaaaataaaattttctcgacaattaaaaataaaaactttaaatattaccaaaaaaactataatttatcattatattataatatgtgacaaataaaaaattaataaaattagttctttacttttttactgataggaaattatataaaaatactcaAGTAGTCTGAAAGCCAATACccaattgaaaagaaaattaaaaatcagaCTCACCTTGTATTATTTACTTCATACATTACtgtctttaaaaaaaatcaagtcaaTAAAATCACAGATGACAGCACTGACAGCAGTCGTGAAACAGCAGTAGTAggaaagaaaaattagttttataaaagttaaaattactAATTGCCAACAATGTAatgtcaattaaaattaaaacaataatttataatataccCTAAAAACGTCGAGTGTGTAAGAAGCAAAGTGTTTAAGCCGACAGAAAATAAGTAACTTAAAATCGACAACAACGACGGTGAAGAAGAAGACCTCATTTCAAGGAGGAAGCGAAGTCCAAAAATCCAAGGTGTCGctaaattttcaattcacaGTCATTCTAATTATTATCACCATACGTAGATGTGCACTCTAGTGTAGTAACTTTagtgtttcttaaaaaaaaaaaacaaattctgtttttcaatacaaaattatGGCCGGCAGAATGCGTAACACAACAAAAGTTGAGGCACTTATTGAGAGCTGCCGAAGTGAAGGGAAATGGCA includes:
- the LOC105222225 gene encoding serine protease grass; its protein translation is MTNQMINRFYLTLVIMLQILMYTNAVDSEQIIFENELKDVTCRSPNGSPGLCLLYTECANLTNWRIQNNIQNPREVKKMFCKNDQVHLCCNRTNYYFAATNYISQLNPKGLAILEEVKCNRLSGDRVSNGKAVRLGQYPFMALLKYNVRGRQFLCGGTLITSRFVLTAAHCKTDQLISVRLGEHDLSTDVDCISSSIRLCLPPPEDYQIEEIFEHPQYMNPRFTHDVALLKLKREVKTEVHIRPICLPISQVVYDNSDAIQYFDIAGWGRTENSHNTNVLQHAQIPHQPREVCQRIFAKAGVNITQDHICAGGENKIDTCKGDSGGPLFTTVPFKTFNSVTIKRQVQFGVVSFGLTGCGGENVNAAAYANLFQYMPWITEIIGNNT